CAGGTCTCTGCTAAAGCGAAAGCTGATGTATAGGGGCTGACGCCTGCCCGGTGCTGGAAGGTTAAGGGGATCACTTAGCGCAAGCGAAGGTGTGAACTTAAGCCCCAGTAAACGGCGGCCGTAACTATAACGGTCCTAAGGTAGCGAAATTCCTTGTCGGGTAAGTTCCGACCCGCACGAATGGCGTAATGATTTGGGCACTGTCTCAACTGCAAATCCGGCGAAATTGTAGTACCAGTGAAGATGCTGGTTACCCGCGATTGGACGGAAAGACCCCGTAGAGCTTTACTGTAGCTTAGCATTGAGATTTGGTATTGTCTGTACAGGATAGGTGGGAGACTAGGAAGCATGGGCGTCAGCCTGTGTGGAGTCATCCTTGGGATACCACCCTGACAGTACTGAATTTCTAACCGGAGGCCTTGAATCAGGTCACGGGACATTGTTAGGTGGGCAGTTTGACTGGGGCGGTCGCCTCCTAAAAAGTAACGGAGGCGCCCAAAGGTTCCCTCAGAACGGTCGGAAATCGTTCGAAGAGTGCAAAGGCAGAAGGGAGCCTGACTGCGACACTTACAAGTGGAGCAGGGACGAAAGTCGGGCTTAGTGATCCGGTGGTTCCTCGTGGGAGGGCCATCGCTCAACGGATAAAAGCTACCTCGGGGATAACAGGCTGATCTCCCCCAAGAGTCCACATCGACGGGGAGGTTTGGCACCTCGATGTCGGCTCGTCGCATCCTGGGGCTGTAGTAGGTCCCAAGGGTTGGGCTGTTCGCCCATTAAAGCGGCACGCGAGCTGGGTTCAGAACGTCGTGAGACAGTTCGGTCCCTATCCGTCGCGGGCGTAGGAAATTTGAGAGGAGCTGTCCTTAGTACGAGAGGACCGGGATGGACTGACCTCTGGTGTACCAGTTGTTCCGCCAGGAGCACAGCTGGGTAGCTATGTCGGGAAGGGATAAACGCTGAAAGCATCTAAGCGTGAAGCCCACCTCAAGATAAGATTTCCCATGACGTTAAGTCAGTAAGACCCCTGGAAGACTACCAGGTTGATAGGTCAGAGGTGTAAGTGTGGTAACATATTTAGCTGACTGATACTAATAGGTCGAGGGCTTGTCCAATGTATATAAAAAAGTTTATTGTAGCATGCAATTTTGAAAGAACAATATCTTTCAAATCTGGTGATGATGCCTCTAAGGGATACACCCGTTCCCATACCGAACACGATGGTTAAGCCTCAGAGGGCCGATGGTACTGCACGGGAGACTGTGTGGGAGAGTAGGATGTTGCCAGGTAATATGGTTCACTAGCTCAGTTGGTAGAGCACATGACTTTTAATCATGTTGTCCGGGGTTCGATTCCCCGGTGAGCCACCAAAAGACTTAGATTAATATCTAAGTCTTTTTTTATATTTAAATTTTTTACAAAAAAATAAAAGGCCATTGTAAAATTGAGTATTTTACAATGGCTTATATATGGTATAAAATAGAAAGTTACTTTATGTTTATAGATGATGGAATAGAAATTGTATCACCAGATTTTATTAAGTTTTCATCAGATAATTTATTTCTAATTTTAATGTTATTAATAACATCATTTATAGCAAGGTTAGGAGCATTTTCTTTAGCTATAGAGAAAAGTGTATCACCTGATTTAACAGTATAATTGATATAGTTAAAATGAACGCCCTCTTTTGCTATATTTGTAGCAGTAGTTTTTGATTCAGTGTTATCTGATTCATTAATATTTTTATCATTAGTAGAATTATCTTCAGTAGAATTATTTTCTGTATTAAAGGTAGAATTTAAATCATTTATAGTTTTTGCTTTAGCATCTTCTATTGCAGAAGAATCATTATTTACTTTACTAGAGCTTTTAATATCCTTCTGTAGAGTTGAAGTAGCATTATTATAAATGACTAAGCCACCTATTAATACTAAGATTAATATTGCAGATAGTCCTATTACTTTTTTCTTATTCATATTCAATACCTCCCTTCATTTAAATAATTGACAAAAAAATATTTTATATACATATTTATGAGAAAAATTTGGTATAATCATATTTAATGTTATAATAATTTAATTACATATATATAGGAGGGATAAAGTATGGAGAATACTGTTTCAATATTGATGATAACACTTGGAATTGCAATTATAGGTGGTTCAATATTAATGAACAAGAAAAATAAAAAATTAGAAGGAAATGCAAATAAGGATATAGTTAATTATTTAAAGAAAAGAATTTTAATAAACATTATTGTTGGAGCTATTTCAATAATGACTGGAGCTATATTATTATTTAATTCTAGTCAAATAGTAAGCTTAGTATTACTTATAGTTTTATTTATAACTATAATAGTTGGATGGTCTATAGATTTATCATTAAGGAAGAAGATAAATTAATGAAGAGTAGAACGAGAAAAATACTTAAGTGGTTTCTAGTTGTAATTTTTATGCTATTTATATTTTATATGTCTAGTAGAGAAGGAGATAAATCTACAGGTGATAGTTCTGCTGTTATAAATTTAATTAAATTATATTTAGGTATTGATTTAGATATGATATCTAATGGGAATGCCTCCTTTATAGTCCGGAAGACTGCACATGCTACCGAATACTTGATATTATTTTTATTAGTTTACATGGCTGTTAAAGAATATGAAAATGTTGAAAGAAAAATTTTATTATCATTAATAATAACAATTTGCTATTCTATATCAGATGAAG
Above is a genomic segment from Clostridium bornimense containing:
- a CDS encoding VanZ family protein, whose translation is MKSRTRKILKWFLVVIFMLFIFYMSSREGDKSTGDSSAVINLIKLYLGIDLDMISNGNASFIVRKTAHATEYLILFLLVYMAVKEYENVERKILLSLIITICYSISDEVHQYFVPGREMRIFDVMIDSIGASIGAILLKIKDRLKKIHL
- a CDS encoding LysM peptidoglycan-binding domain-containing protein, coding for MNKKKVIGLSAILILVLIGGLVIYNNATSTLQKDIKSSSKVNNDSSAIEDAKAKTINDLNSTFNTENNSTEDNSTNDKNINESDNTESKTTATNIAKEGVHFNYINYTVKSGDTLFSIAKENAPNLAINDVINNIKIRNKLSDENLIKSGDTISIPSSINIK